From Streptomyces sp. CMB-StM0423, a single genomic window includes:
- a CDS encoding carbohydrate ABC transporter permease: MTKTVRRSAGSPKAGAGGFRSSARYRTYVKYRFVFGFLVVPFGLYAVFVISPFVQTFYYSFTDWSGLSSDFNMVGFENFTRLMDDERFWAAVRNNLILALAVPLVTLSLGLFFAFMINIGGRGRRGEAVTGVAGAKAYKILYFFPQALSIAVIAALWGYIFTPGIGVLEAILPSSLSPENGWLGERRFALFAVMIVMCWAMVGFFVVLFSAAIGQIPKEINESALLDGAGRARTFFSITLPLIRDTVQTGWVYMGIMALGAESFAVVNIITIGPGGPDDSTQVLGVYLWQTGFTQAQAGRGAAMGVCLFILTMLLAVAALSLGRRRDRIEY; the protein is encoded by the coding sequence GTGACCAAGACAGTACGGCGATCCGCCGGATCGCCGAAGGCGGGCGCGGGGGGCTTCCGGTCCTCGGCGCGCTATCGGACCTACGTCAAGTACCGGTTCGTCTTCGGGTTCCTGGTGGTCCCGTTCGGCCTGTACGCGGTGTTCGTCATCTCGCCGTTCGTCCAGACCTTCTACTACTCGTTCACCGACTGGTCCGGCCTCAGCAGCGACTTCAACATGGTCGGGTTCGAGAACTTCACCCGGCTCATGGACGACGAGCGGTTCTGGGCCGCCGTCCGGAACAACCTCATCCTGGCCCTCGCCGTGCCCTTGGTCACGCTGAGCCTGGGCCTGTTCTTCGCCTTCATGATCAACATCGGGGGCCGCGGCCGGCGGGGTGAGGCGGTGACGGGGGTCGCGGGCGCCAAGGCGTACAAGATCCTCTACTTCTTCCCCCAGGCCCTCTCCATCGCGGTCATCGCCGCGCTCTGGGGCTACATCTTCACGCCCGGCATCGGTGTGCTCGAAGCCATCCTTCCCTCCTCGCTGTCGCCGGAGAACGGCTGGCTGGGGGAGCGCCGCTTCGCGCTCTTCGCCGTGATGATCGTCATGTGCTGGGCGATGGTCGGCTTCTTCGTCGTGCTCTTCTCGGCCGCCATCGGGCAGATCCCCAAGGAGATCAACGAGTCGGCGCTGCTGGACGGCGCGGGCCGGGCAAGGACGTTCTTCAGCATCACCCTGCCGCTGATCCGCGACACGGTGCAGACCGGCTGGGTCTACATGGGCATCATGGCGCTGGGCGCGGAGTCCTTCGCCGTGGTCAACATCATCACCATCGGCCCCGGCGGTCCCGACGACTCCACCCAGGTGCTCGGCGTCTACCTCTGGCAGACCGGCTTCACCCAGGCGCAGGCGGGCCGCGGCGCTGCCATGGGTGTGTGCCTCTTCATCCTCACCATGCTCCTCGCCGTGGCCGCCCTGTCCCTCGGGCGCCGCCGCGACCGCATCGAATACTGA
- the ngcE gene encoding N-acetylglucosamine/diacetylchitobiose ABC transporter substrate-binding protein: MGSTSEVGRRDLVKQAMALGLISVPTIGALSACASGGDDDNGGGAKGEKTDKNPLGVDKNAPLELLIFDGGFGTQYVEDDAAAYEKKYAKVTTGSTVKIQSKVQGRMAAGDPPDVINNSGDEAMDVPALIGQGQLADMTPLLNAPSIDAPSKTVAETLRPGTVEMGQYGDEKCYRMNIAYSVFGIWYSQKMLDDNGWEYPKTWDDMLAVCAEAKKAGIAGWTYTGVYPQYLGFSMLPMIGKVGGAEVLDAIDNFEPNAWKHDAVKSVLEAHYELYAKGYILKGSGGWKHTESQTKWTERKALFIPNGSWVENESKDTTPDDFQMTVSPSPNLDSSDAMPFETIWAQAGEPYIVPAKAKNANGGLEFLRHMLTKESAAGFTKLVSSLASVQGSEEGLELGTGLTSAIGLMDAAGENFLNPRFPDWYPTTWRENVVFVLGDMMKGDASPGEAVNKIQQIADDAAKDDSIKKYKH; this comes from the coding sequence ATGGGATCCACCTCGGAAGTTGGTCGCCGCGATCTCGTCAAGCAGGCCATGGCGCTCGGCTTGATCTCCGTACCCACCATCGGCGCTCTGTCGGCATGCGCGAGTGGCGGTGACGACGACAACGGCGGGGGCGCCAAGGGTGAGAAGACGGACAAGAACCCGCTGGGCGTCGACAAGAACGCCCCGCTGGAACTCCTGATCTTCGACGGCGGTTTCGGCACGCAGTACGTCGAGGACGATGCCGCGGCCTACGAGAAGAAGTACGCCAAGGTCACGACGGGTTCGACGGTCAAGATCCAGTCCAAGGTGCAGGGCCGGATGGCCGCGGGTGACCCGCCGGATGTGATCAACAACTCGGGCGACGAGGCCATGGACGTGCCCGCGCTGATCGGCCAGGGGCAGCTCGCGGATATGACGCCGCTGCTGAACGCCCCGTCGATCGACGCCCCGTCGAAGACCGTCGCGGAGACCTTGCGCCCCGGCACGGTCGAAATGGGTCAGTACGGGGACGAGAAGTGCTACCGGATGAACATCGCGTACTCCGTGTTCGGCATCTGGTACTCGCAGAAGATGCTCGACGACAACGGCTGGGAGTACCCCAAGACCTGGGACGACATGCTCGCGGTCTGCGCGGAGGCGAAGAAGGCGGGCATCGCCGGCTGGACCTACACCGGCGTCTACCCCCAGTACCTCGGCTTCAGCATGCTGCCGATGATCGGCAAGGTCGGCGGCGCCGAAGTGCTCGACGCGATCGACAACTTCGAGCCCAACGCCTGGAAGCACGACGCGGTCAAGAGCGTCCTGGAGGCGCACTACGAGCTCTACGCCAAGGGCTACATCCTCAAGGGCTCCGGCGGCTGGAAGCACACCGAGTCGCAGACCAAGTGGACCGAGCGCAAAGCCCTGTTCATCCCAAACGGCTCCTGGGTGGAGAACGAGTCCAAGGACACCACACCCGACGACTTCCAGATGACCGTTTCCCCGTCCCCCAACCTGGACAGCTCGGACGCGATGCCGTTCGAGACGATCTGGGCCCAGGCCGGGGAGCCCTACATCGTTCCGGCGAAGGCGAAGAACGCCAACGGCGGCCTGGAGTTCCTGCGCCACATGCTCACGAAGGAGTCCGCCGCGGGCTTTACCAAGCTGGTCTCCTCGCTGGCGTCCGTCCAGGGCTCGGAGGAAGGGCTTGAGCTCGGCACCGGCCTGACGAGCGCGATCGGGCTCATGGACGCCGCCGGCGAGAACTTCCTCAACCCCCGGTTCCCCGACTGGTACCCGACGACCTGGCGCGAGAACGTCGTCTTCGTCCTCGGCGACATGATGAAGGGCGACGCGAGCCCCGGCGAGGCGGTCAACAAGATCCAGCAGATCGCCGACGACGCCGCCAAGGACGACAGCATCAAGAAGTACAAGCACTGA